From Patescibacteria group bacterium, a single genomic window includes:
- the rsmH gene encoding 16S rRNA (cytosine(1402)-N(4))-methyltransferase RsmH, with protein sequence MSRHVPVLLKEAIEALALKPGANIVDCTLGDAGHSEAILERIGPNGRLLGIDADIEAVLRAKRFLYSWQERAILIRDNFTNLKKIAEENKFFEVNGILMDLGWSTPQFEERGRGLSFNLPDEPLDMRYEIKQNGSLTAAEILNTYSQVDLNKIFKLYGEEKFSAEIAQAIKEKRKQVPFEKVGQLVETILEVYRQELHTDKDVPRIGDIHPATKIFQALRIEVNHELENLKNTLPQAIEILAPGGRLAVISFHSLEDRIVKQYFAGAKTAKLINKKPIAPTSEEVKNNPKSRSAKLRIIEKL encoded by the coding sequence ATGAGCCGCCATGTCCCCGTATTACTAAAGGAGGCGATTGAGGCACTGGCTTTAAAGCCCGGGGCGAATATTGTGGATTGTACTTTAGGGGATGCGGGCCACAGCGAAGCGATTTTGGAGCGTATCGGGCCGAACGGAAGATTGCTCGGAATAGACGCGGATATTGAAGCGGTTCTGCGGGCAAAAAGGTTTTTATACAGTTGGCAAGAGCGGGCGATTTTAATCAGAGACAATTTTACAAATTTAAAAAAAATAGCTGAAGAAAATAAGTTCTTTGAAGTTAACGGGATTTTAATGGATTTGGGCTGGTCAACGCCGCAGTTTGAAGAGCGGGGCAGAGGATTGAGCTTCAATTTGCCGGATGAACCGCTGGACATGCGCTATGAAATTAAACAAAACGGATCGCTGACAGCCGCCGAAATTTTAAACACTTACAGTCAAGTTGATTTAAATAAAATTTTCAAATTATACGGAGAAGAAAAATTCAGTGCGGAAATTGCCCAGGCCATAAAAGAAAAAAGAAAACAAGTTCCGTTTGAAAAGGTTGGCCAGCTGGTGGAAACGATTTTAGAGGTTTATAGGCAAGAGTTACACACTGATAAGGATGTGCCGCGAATAGGCGATATACACCCGGCCACAAAGATCTTTCAGGCCTTGCGCATAGAAGTCAATCATGAACTGGAAAATTTAAAAAATACATTGCCGCAAGCAATTGAAATTCTGGCTCCGGGCGGACGACTGGCAGTAATCAGTTTTCATTCGCTCGAAGACAGAATCGTAAAACAATATTTCGCGGGGGCAAAAACAGCCAAATTAATTAATAAAAAACCAATTGCGCCGACAAGTGAGGAGGTAAAAAATAATCCCAAATCAAGAAGCGCGAAACTACGCATAATAGAAAAATTATGA
- a CDS encoding MBL fold metallo-hydrolase codes for MKISFYGAAREVTGSCNLFEAGGQKILIDCGMFQGGQFNEEKNFNPLGFDPKELSAVIVTHSHLDHVGRLPLLIKGGYTRFFYATPATIELTRLILEDALEVMNYNQRKFGHKVLYEEPDIAAVMQQFKEVDYGEEFELAPDIRFKFFDAGHIFGSAFVLFETEGKRVVFSGDIGNVNVPILRDTEILPADVDALVCESTYGDRLHESTEARQQLIENLVINGLGRGGVLMIPSFSLERTQELLYDLNDLVDRKQRLPRVPIYLDSPLAINATKVYREFPEYYDEEAEKLFKDGDDLFQFPGLMMTETKEESKRINQTPGAKIIIAGAGMMNGGRIVHHAMRYLSDERNSLLIVGYQSQGTLGRRILDGESPVEIMGERIPVHCQVKAIGALSAHGDQNKLLDWVGGGTSLPKKVFINHGEPNASEALAKRLTGDLGVKATVVNFGLEVEV; via the coding sequence ATGAAAATATCCTTTTACGGCGCGGCCAGGGAGGTAACCGGGTCCTGCAATTTGTTTGAAGCCGGCGGGCAGAAGATTTTAATTGATTGCGGAATGTTTCAGGGTGGTCAATTCAATGAAGAGAAAAATTTTAATCCGCTTGGATTTGACCCCAAGGAATTATCGGCAGTGATTGTAACCCATTCTCATTTGGATCATGTTGGCCGTCTGCCATTGCTCATAAAGGGCGGCTACACCAGATTTTTTTATGCTACTCCGGCCACAATTGAGCTGACCCGCCTTATTTTGGAGGACGCTTTAGAGGTGATGAATTATAACCAGCGCAAATTCGGACACAAGGTTTTGTATGAAGAGCCGGATATAGCGGCTGTGATGCAACAGTTTAAAGAGGTTGATTACGGAGAGGAGTTTGAGTTGGCTCCGGACATAAGATTCAAGTTTTTTGATGCCGGCCATATTTTTGGTTCGGCTTTTGTTTTGTTTGAAACCGAAGGAAAAAGAGTTGTTTTTTCCGGCGACATCGGCAATGTTAATGTGCCGATTCTGCGGGATACGGAAATTTTACCGGCTGATGTGGATGCTTTAGTGTGTGAATCAACTTATGGCGACAGATTGCATGAATCAACCGAGGCAAGACAACAGTTAATTGAAAATTTGGTTATAAACGGTTTGGGCCGCGGCGGGGTTTTGATGATCCCGTCTTTTTCTTTGGAAAGAACCCAGGAGCTTTTGTATGATTTAAATGATTTGGTTGATAGAAAACAAAGGTTGCCGCGTGTGCCGATATATTTGGACAGTCCCTTGGCCATAAATGCCACCAAAGTTTATCGTGAGTTTCCGGAGTATTATGACGAAGAAGCGGAAAAATTATTTAAAGACGGGGATGATTTGTTCCAATTTCCGGGCCTGATGATGACCGAAACCAAAGAAGAATCAAAACGCATAAATCAAACGCCCGGCGCGAAAATAATTATCGCCGGTGCCGGTATGATGAACGGCGGACGCATAGTGCATCATGCCATGCGTTATTTGTCTGATGAAAGAAATTCTTTGTTGATTGTGGGTTATCAATCCCAGGGAACTTTGGGCCGCCGGATTTTGGACGGCGAGTCGCCGGTGGAGATTATGGGCGAGAGAATTCCGGTGCACTGCCAGGTGAAAGCGATTGGCGCCTTATCCGCGCACGGCGATCAGAATAAATTATTGGATTGGGTCGGCGGCGGAACATCTCTGCCAAAAAAAGTTTTTATAAATCACGGCGAACCGAATGCGTCTGAAGCGCTGGCAAAGAGATTGACAGGGGATTTGGGCGTGAAGGCGACAGTGGTGAATTTTGGGTTAGAGGTTGAGGTTTAG
- the murJ gene encoding murein biosynthesis integral membrane protein MurJ, with amino-acid sequence MLGKFLNGQSKSITGAAIIIAAATLLSRVVGLFRDRIFAHYFGAGPTMDAYYAAFKIPDLVYSLLIVGALSAGFIPTFTKLFTNSDDKSPAWQLANNVLNITAVCLAGLSLLGIIFTPFIAPLIAPGFSSATRDLVVNFTRIMFGSTFLLGLSMVVGGILQSLRSFVLYSLAPIFYNLGIILGVVVLVPAMGITGLAWGVVLGAALHFGVQTFSAYANGYRWKWVLNWKDKNTNLIWRLMIPRTMGLAISQINLVIVTILASLLPVGSVAIFNYANNLQGVPTGIIGIPFALAVFPVLSAAIAKNDKEEFIKNLSSTIRQILFLIIPISIVVLLLRAQLVRVILGSGEFDWTATIHTANALALFALSLFAQSLIPLFARAFYALSNTKTPFIIGVISELISIISALVLMKPLGVSGLALAFSIGSILNFFMLAIALRGVYKTLDEEKIFASFFRIAIAAIPMALVIQLLKYPLADIFDQTHFWGIFGQGFVAGIAGLAVYVVLCYILKVPELIQLKDSLKKRWLQARNIPTEESITSGE; translated from the coding sequence ATGCTGGGAAAATTTTTGAACGGACAATCAAAAAGCATAACCGGCGCGGCCATAATTATTGCCGCGGCCACCTTGCTTAGCCGCGTAGTCGGTCTTTTTCGCGATCGAATTTTTGCCCATTATTTTGGCGCCGGCCCGACTATGGATGCCTACTATGCCGCGTTCAAAATTCCCGATTTGGTTTACAGTTTGCTTATTGTCGGCGCTTTAAGCGCGGGTTTCATTCCCACTTTCACAAAATTATTTACCAATAGCGACGATAAGTCCCCGGCATGGCAATTAGCCAATAATGTTTTAAACATTACCGCTGTTTGCTTGGCCGGATTAAGTTTGTTGGGGATAATTTTCACTCCGTTTATTGCTCCTCTAATTGCTCCGGGGTTTTCTTCCGCAACCAGAGATTTGGTGGTTAATTTTACCAGGATAATGTTCGGTTCAACATTTTTGCTCGGACTATCAATGGTAGTGGGCGGAATTTTGCAATCTCTGCGCAGTTTTGTATTGTATTCTTTGGCGCCGATATTTTATAATCTGGGCATTATCTTAGGCGTGGTTGTCCTGGTACCGGCCATGGGTATAACCGGCTTGGCCTGGGGTGTTGTTTTGGGTGCGGCTCTACACTTTGGAGTGCAAACCTTTAGCGCTTACGCCAACGGCTATCGTTGGAAATGGGTTTTAAACTGGAAAGATAAAAACACAAATTTGATCTGGCGGCTGATGATTCCGCGCACTATGGGTTTGGCCATCAGCCAAATTAACTTGGTTATCGTAACTATTTTGGCATCGCTCTTACCGGTTGGCAGCGTGGCCATTTTTAATTACGCCAATAATTTACAAGGCGTGCCCACCGGCATTATCGGCATTCCTTTTGCTTTAGCCGTATTCCCGGTGCTCTCCGCGGCCATTGCCAAAAATGACAAAGAAGAATTTATAAAAAATTTATCTTCCACCATCAGACAAATTTTATTTTTAATTATTCCGATTTCAATAGTTGTTTTACTTTTGCGCGCCCAGTTGGTTCGGGTAATTTTAGGCAGTGGTGAATTTGATTGGACCGCCACCATACACACAGCCAATGCCCTGGCGCTGTTTGCCTTAAGCTTATTCGCACAATCTTTAATCCCGTTATTCGCCCGGGCCTTTTACGCTTTATCAAATACAAAAACACCGTTTATAATCGGAGTTATATCTGAATTAATCAGTATCATTTCGGCGTTAGTATTAATGAAGCCGTTGGGGGTCTCCGGATTGGCTTTGGCATTTTCTATCGGATCGATTTTAAACTTTTTCATGCTGGCCATTGCCCTGCGCGGGGTTTATAAAACGCTTGATGAAGAAAAAATATTCGCTTCATTTTTTAGAATCGCGATTGCGGCTATTCCCATGGCTCTGGTTATACAACTGCTGAAATATCCGCTGGCTGATATTTTTGATCAAACCCATTTTTGGGGCATTTTCGGACAGGGATTTGTGGCGGGAATAGCCGGTCTGGCGGTTTATGTGGTTTTATGTTATATATTGAAAGTACCCGAACTTATACAACTAAAAGACAGTTTAAAAAAGCGCTGGTTACAGGCCAGGAATATCCCGACTGAAGAATCAATTACTAGCGGGGAATAA
- the mraZ gene encoding division/cell wall cluster transcriptional repressor MraZ: MFIGEYAHNLDDKGRLAIPAKFRRELAKGAVVTRGLDNCLFLYTKTEWAKLAEKLAALPISQANSRAFSRLMLAGAMDVDLDSQGRAILPEYLRKFASLKKSVVIAGLYNRLEIWDQENWSKYKGTTEAESGAIAERMAELGV, encoded by the coding sequence ATGTTTATTGGAGAATATGCACATAATCTTGATGACAAAGGACGGCTGGCAATACCGGCCAAGTTTAGACGTGAATTGGCAAAGGGCGCGGTGGTCACCAGAGGGTTAGACAATTGTTTATTTCTTTATACAAAAACCGAATGGGCGAAGTTGGCGGAAAAATTAGCCGCACTCCCGATCAGCCAGGCCAACAGCCGCGCGTTTTCACGCCTGATGCTGGCCGGAGCCATGGATGTTGATCTTGACTCGCAGGGCCGGGCGATCCTGCCGGAATATTTAAGAAAGTTCGCAAGTTTAAAAAAATCAGTGGTTATTGCCGGTCTTTACAATCGATTGGAAATTTGGGACCAGGAGAACTGGTCAAAGTATAAAGGCACAACCGAAGCCGAAAGCGGCGCTATCGCCGAACGAATGGCCGAGTTGGGAGTTTAA
- a CDS encoding FG-GAP-like repeat-containing protein, translating into MTAFKPIKDYTDVKQKAAAIFLAIFMYAVILASVGYVWAAAEVFKTRDDITLGSGIGYITTIASGDFNGDGKIDVAVPFDDTDTLHIYLNQGDGTFLATSTSQSGEGTTGVIADDFNLDGYMDLATANRGAGNVSIFLGRGDGSFLAASNYSVVTYPWHLVSDDFNNDGYPDIAVPNLTQVTPSVSVLLNRGDGTFQSAVNYTLVGNPYYATTADFNGDNKVDLVVSTYTSSSVAVLLGNGDGTFNSSTYFIVNPYAKDVKTNDFNDDGKMDIAAASFVSNTVSILLGAGDGTFASSTDYLMGSAISVGSWGYYGSLLVADLNDDSEEDLLVGNENGSFDTRFGNGDGTFGSSTVYQLYGPVTAITRADFDNDGKNDLAVAVTQAYSYGNVSVLYNYGSGNFVLPHYVPEDGNLPMYLFYNDRQLINDDFNDDGNFDLAVANHGSNTVSVLLSTATGTFGLKTSFAVGTGPSSVASADFNGDNNIDLASANNDSNNVSVLLGVGDGTFGAASNYGAGTYPRSLTAADFNGDNKQDLATANKTSNNVSVFLGVGDGTFNAAVSYSASSSPYSITAGDFNGDGFTDLAVANYSSTNVTVLLGIGDGTFQSGISIPVSGSYYPRNITSSDLNNDGKIDLAASTVTNGSLSYIAVFLNGTPTGTFSASVNYTVTSTALYSLVAADFNNDGVNDLAVPSSKVNVLLNNGNGSFAPPTSYFVKTYSGPSYALYHGPLTAADFNHDGKVDLAAASERYGDPLVNILFNSYTSSSVTIAESGGSTVINEGGADTYSVVLDGQPTANVIVHVSPISSYISTDVSSLTFTSANWDTPQTVTITASDDSVATGRRFATIAHSVSSTDSRFEGFITQSIIGTYTDNDTAGVTLTQSGGSTNISENGLTDTYTVVLTSQPTANVNISVTASTTQVTTSLARLTFTSSNWNTPQTVMASAIDDALVEGNHTSAITHTATSTDVMYNNISVSSVTATITDNDTSGTTTSTVYGDFNGDGYQDLAISKGSSNIVSILLGVGDGTFGSAVNYNVSTSPKAIVLGYFNSDSYLDLAVANSGSDNISILLGVGNGTFGTATNYTVSSSPYSVTTGDFNVDGKTDLAVANYGSDNVSVLFGVGNGTFGSVTNYSVNSKPISIISADFNSDNKNDLAVANFSSSTVSILLNSSVTGTFSAAVNYNIGDGTFPYSITTYDFNSDNLYDIVTANSASNTVSILLNSGSGTFTLQNTTYAVGASPRSITNYDLNGDGKRDLITSNYSANTISTLFGTGIGTFATSTAYSLGTKPLTVLTTDFSGDFWPDIVVADSSASSYSILIGNRGGLFSSSLFADPVAYDVDSYPVHTVAADFNEDGNTDLVVGSLLTGTLTVVLGNGDGSFSALGSVPMETYVGGMAVSDFNSDGHLDLAFANYTAGTVSVVFGNGDGTFRDLTPYGAASGGLWVTTADVNGDNKSDLIEGDFVGTDVYVLLNNGNGTFGSATNYTVGMGIVTVSAADLNSDGKIDLIAPSGMGSTVSVLLGNGNGTFGAATPYTVGAGPFYTATTDFNGDGYFDLAVANNNTLYDSSNPGTTVSILLNNGNGTFGSATNYTVGTSPTGIASEDFNEDGNEDLAVANIGSGGNGSVSVLLGLGNGTFGSATTYAIGGQVYWVTADDLNKDSKPDLAVVDFTGSLSILLNTHTTGAGVTVSQKASTNVWEDGMTDTFSIVLAAQPSASVIITVSAPTSTQMVFYPSTLTFTSTTWYTAQTVTMAANGSTFTGNHNVTISNTASSSDSGYEGIAIVSIPVTIHKNGGGGPSVVFPISSGSGAVLSTSSLSTSTLFNLFSTSTNQQNNNNSNTNLTTTTSTPITVVTSVLSDLSKLILSTVFGRNLYVGNIGYDVKILQNILSEIPGIYPQKLKTGYYGPLTKNAVKNYQTANTIASTTIGRFDTITRGYLTKTYQLPTSSPKYLFTRSLQLGSSGTDVKVLQTILAQNKAIYPEAKITGYFDSATKKAVQRFQLKYKITSPSIYGYGIFGPKTRAKIVEMMR; encoded by the coding sequence ATGACTGCTTTTAAGCCGATTAAGGATTATACAGATGTAAAACAAAAAGCCGCAGCCATTTTTTTGGCTATTTTTATGTATGCGGTAATTTTGGCATCGGTGGGGTATGTGTGGGCAGCCGCGGAGGTATTCAAAACTAGGGATGATATTACTCTCGGATCAGGGATCGGCTATATAACCACCATTGCCAGCGGTGATTTTAATGGTGATGGGAAAATTGATGTGGCCGTTCCTTTTGATGATACCGATACTCTTCATATTTATTTAAATCAAGGGGATGGTACCTTTCTGGCAACTTCGACTTCACAGAGTGGTGAGGGAACAACGGGGGTTATCGCGGATGACTTCAATTTAGACGGGTATATGGACTTGGCCACCGCTAACAGAGGTGCCGGCAATGTTTCAATTTTTTTGGGCAGGGGAGACGGTAGTTTTTTGGCGGCCAGCAATTATTCGGTAGTTACTTATCCTTGGCATTTAGTATCAGACGATTTTAATAATGACGGCTATCCTGATATAGCGGTGCCAAACCTTACCCAAGTCACTCCTTCGGTTTCGGTTTTATTGAATAGAGGCGACGGCACTTTCCAGTCAGCTGTAAATTATACCCTGGTAGGAAATCCGTATTATGCGACTACAGCTGATTTTAACGGTGATAATAAGGTTGATTTGGTGGTGTCTACTTATACAAGTAGTTCGGTGGCTGTTCTTTTGGGAAATGGAGACGGCACGTTTAATTCATCAACTTATTTTATAGTCAACCCTTATGCAAAAGATGTAAAAACTAATGATTTTAATGACGACGGAAAAATGGATATAGCCGCGGCCAGTTTTGTTAGTAACACAGTTTCCATTCTTTTAGGAGCAGGTGACGGCACTTTCGCCTCTTCTACGGATTATTTGATGGGTTCAGCAATAAGTGTTGGTTCATGGGGTTATTACGGCTCTCTTTTAGTTGCAGATTTAAATGATGATAGTGAGGAAGATTTGTTGGTTGGCAACGAAAATGGTTCGTTTGATACCAGGTTCGGCAACGGCGACGGAACCTTTGGATCTTCCACCGTGTATCAGTTGTATGGTCCAGTTACAGCTATAACCCGCGCTGACTTTGATAATGATGGGAAAAATGATTTGGCTGTTGCTGTGACTCAAGCTTATAGTTATGGTAATGTATCTGTTTTATATAATTATGGATCCGGAAATTTTGTGCTTCCGCACTATGTTCCGGAAGATGGAAATTTACCCATGTACTTGTTTTATAATGATCGGCAGTTGATTAATGATGACTTTAATGATGATGGAAATTTTGATTTAGCCGTTGCCAATCATGGAAGTAATACGGTTTCCGTGTTGCTTAGTACCGCCACAGGCACCTTTGGTTTAAAAACAAGCTTTGCGGTAGGCACCGGCCCAAGCTCGGTGGCCAGCGCTGATTTTAACGGAGATAATAACATTGATTTAGCATCTGCCAATAATGACAGTAATAATGTTTCTGTGCTTTTAGGCGTGGGAGATGGAACTTTTGGTGCGGCTTCAAACTATGGTGCCGGCACATACCCCCGTTCTTTAACAGCCGCTGATTTTAACGGAGATAATAAACAAGATTTGGCCACAGCCAATAAGACCAGTAATAATGTATCTGTGTTCTTAGGTGTAGGTGACGGTACCTTTAATGCCGCGGTAAGTTATAGCGCGAGTTCCAGTCCTTATTCAATAACTGCGGGTGATTTTAACGGAGATGGTTTTACTGATTTGGCTGTTGCAAATTATTCAAGTACTAATGTGACTGTTTTGCTGGGCATAGGCGACGGTACTTTCCAGTCGGGTATAAGTATTCCAGTGAGTGGCTCTTATTACCCACGCAACATAACATCTTCTGATTTAAATAATGACGGAAAGATTGATTTGGCGGCCTCTACCGTAACAAACGGCTCTTTAAGTTATATTGCGGTTTTTCTCAATGGAACGCCAACCGGGACCTTTTCGGCCTCGGTAAATTACACTGTAACATCTACCGCGCTTTATTCATTGGTGGCGGCTGATTTTAATAATGATGGAGTAAATGATCTCGCCGTTCCCTCAAGCAAAGTCAATGTATTATTAAATAATGGCAATGGGAGCTTCGCACCCCCAACATCTTATTTTGTTAAGACGTATAGTGGTCCAAGTTATGCCCTGTATCACGGTCCTTTAACTGCGGCTGATTTTAATCATGATGGTAAGGTTGATTTGGCGGCCGCTTCGGAAAGATACGGAGATCCTCTTGTTAATATATTATTTAATTCCTATACTTCATCTTCTGTAACGATTGCAGAATCAGGCGGATCAACTGTTATAAATGAAGGCGGAGCAGATACTTACAGTGTGGTGCTTGATGGTCAGCCAACCGCCAATGTGATTGTGCATGTAAGCCCTATAAGTTCATATATTTCAACAGATGTGTCATCTCTTACTTTTACTTCCGCTAATTGGGATACGCCCCAGACAGTAACTATAACAGCATCAGATGATAGTGTGGCAACCGGAAGGCGTTTTGCCACCATTGCCCATTCTGTTTCCAGCACTGATTCCCGTTTTGAAGGTTTCATTACGCAAAGTATTATAGGCACCTACACTGATAATGACACTGCCGGTGTCACTCTCACCCAATCCGGCGGTTCAACCAATATATCCGAAAATGGCCTGACGGATACTTATACTGTGGTTCTTACTTCCCAACCCACGGCTAATGTCAATATTTCCGTCACCGCCTCCACTACCCAGGTTACCACCAGTTTAGCTCGTCTGACTTTTACCTCCTCCAATTGGAACACTCCTCAAACCGTCATGGCTTCGGCTATAGATGATGCTTTGGTAGAAGGAAATCATACCAGCGCCATTACTCATACTGCCACCAGTACAGATGTAATGTATAACAACATCTCCGTTTCTTCTGTCACCGCTACCATCACCGACAATGACACCAGTGGCACTACCACTTCCACGGTTTATGGAGATTTTAACGGCGACGGCTATCAGGATTTGGCCATCTCCAAAGGTTCAAGCAACATTGTCTCTATTCTTCTTGGAGTTGGCGATGGCACCTTTGGGTCAGCCGTTAACTACAATGTCAGCACCAGCCCCAAAGCCATTGTTTTAGGATATTTTAATAGTGATAGTTATCTGGATTTGGCCGTGGCCAATAGCGGCAGTGATAACATCTCCATTCTCCTCGGTGTCGGTAACGGCACTTTTGGCACAGCCACTAATTACACTGTTTCTTCTTCTCCCTATTCTGTAACTACCGGTGACTTTAATGTTGACGGCAAGACCGATTTAGCCGTCGCCAATTATGGTTCAGACAATGTCTCTGTCTTGTTCGGAGTTGGCAACGGCACTTTTGGATCAGTCACTAACTACAGTGTCAACAGCAAGCCAATATCAATCATTTCCGCTGATTTTAATTCTGACAATAAAAATGATTTGGCCGTGGCCAACTTTAGCAGCAGTACTGTCTCTATTCTTTTAAATTCTTCTGTTACCGGCACTTTTTCGGCGGCAGTAAATTACAATATTGGCGATGGAACTTTTCCTTACTCAATCACTACCTATGATTTCAATTCGGATAATTTATATGATATTGTCACTGCTAATAGCGCCTCTAATACCGTATCCATTCTTTTAAATTCAGGTTCCGGAACATTTACCCTTCAAAACACCACCTACGCTGTTGGTGCCTCTCCCAGATCAATAACCAATTACGACCTTAATGGTGACGGCAAAAGAGATCTTATCACCTCCAACTATAGCGCTAATACCATCTCTACTCTCTTTGGCACCGGTATTGGCACCTTTGCCACTTCCACTGCCTATTCTCTTGGCACCAAACCCCTTACTGTATTAACGACTGACTTCAGTGGAGATTTTTGGCCGGATATTGTTGTGGCAGATTCTTCTGCTAGCAGTTATTCAATTTTAATTGGGAATAGGGGAGGACTATTTTCAAGTTCTTTATTTGCCGATCCGGTTGCTTATGATGTTGATTCATATCCTGTTCATACTGTGGCCGCTGATTTTAATGAAGATGGAAACACAGATCTGGTAGTTGGTAGTTTATTAACAGGCACCCTTACTGTTGTCCTTGGCAATGGTGACGGCTCGTTCTCCGCATTAGGTAGTGTACCCATGGAAACTTATGTCGGTGGTATGGCTGTCTCTGACTTTAATTCTGACGGCCACCTTGATTTGGCTTTTGCCAATTATACGGCAGGGACTGTTTCTGTTGTTTTTGGTAATGGTGACGGCACATTCAGAGATTTGACTCCTTATGGTGCTGCGTCTGGGGGGCTTTGGGTAACTACCGCTGATGTTAATGGAGATAATAAATCCGATCTGATAGAAGGAGATTTCGTAGGTACAGATGTTTATGTTTTATTAAACAACGGCAATGGCACCTTTGGTTCGGCGACAAATTATACGGTTGGCATGGGAATTGTTACGGTTTCAGCCGCTGATCTTAATTCTGATGGTAAAATTGATTTGATTGCGCCTAGTGGTATGGGCAGTACCGTCTCTGTGCTTTTAGGCAACGGCAACGGCACTTTTGGCGCGGCCACACCTTATACTGTTGGTGCTGGTCCATTTTACACGGCTACAACTGATTTTAATGGAGACGGCTACTTTGATTTAGCTGTGGCCAATAACAATACTCTTTATGATTCTTCAAACCCTGGTACCACCGTTTCCATTCTTTTAAACAACGGCAATGGCACCTTTGGTTCGGCGACAAATTATACGGTTGGCACATCCCCGACGGGTATAGCCTCGGAAGATTTTAATGAAGACGGTAATGAAGATTTAGCTGTGGCCAATATAGGAAGCGGCGGGAATGGCTCTGTTTCTGTTCTTTTAGGTTTAGGCAACGGCACCTTTGGTTCAGCCACAACGTATGCCATAGGCGGTCAGGTATATTGGGTGACTGCTGATGATCTTAATAAAGATTCTAAACCCGATCTGGCTGTGGTAGATTTCACCGGTTCTCTATCCATCCTCCTCAACACCCACACCACCGGCGCCGGCGTCACCGTCTCCCAGAAAGCCAGCACCAATGTCTGGGAAGACGGCATGACCGACACCTTCAGCATTGTTTTGGCCGCACAGCCCTCTGCTAGTGTCATTATCACTGTCTCCGCTCCCACCAGCACCCAGATGGTCTTTTATCCCTCCACCTTAACCTTCACCTCCACCACCTGGTATACAGCTCAAACCGTCACCATGGCCGCCAATGGCAGTACCTTTACCGGCAATCACAATGTCACTATCTCTAACACCGCTTCCAGCTCTGACTCCGGTTATGAAGGCATCGCCATTGTCTCTATTCCGGTCACTATTCATAAAAACGGCGGCGGCGGTCCCAGCGTGGTGTTTCCAATTTCGTCGGGGTCGGGGGCTGTTCTCTCCACTTCCTCCCTCTCCACCTCCACTTTGTTTAACCTTTTTTCCACTTCAACCAATCAGCAAAACAACAATAACAGCAACACCAATCTCACAACCACCACCTCCACCCCAATCACTGTAGTTACCTCGGTTTTATCTGATCTCTCCAAGCTTATCTTATCCACCGTCTTTGGCAGAAATCTCTATGTCGGAAACATCGGCTATGATGTCAAAATATTGCAAAACATCCTCTCTGAAATACCCGGCATCTATCCCCAGAAGCTGAAAACCGGTTACTATGGCCCTTTAACCAAAAATGCAGTAAAGAACTATCAAACCGCCAACACTATCGCTTCCACCACCATTGGCCGGTTTGATACCATAACCAGAGGCTATCTCACCAAAACTTACCAACTGCCCACCTCCTCACCCAAGTACCTTTTTACCAGAAGCCTGCAACTGGGTTCATCCGGCACAGACGTCAAAGTCCTCCAAACCATCCTCGCCCAGAACAAAGCCATCTATCCGGAAGCTAAAATCACCGGCTATTTCGATTCTGCCACCAAAAAAGCCGTGCAGAGATTCCAGCTTAAATACAAAATCACCAGCCCCTCCATTTACGGCTACGGCATCTTCGGACCGAAGACCCGGGCGAAGATTGTGGAGATGATGAGGTAA